The Manis javanica isolate MJ-LG chromosome 4, MJ_LKY, whole genome shotgun sequence genome contains a region encoding:
- the TAS1R3 gene encoding taste receptor type 1 member 3 isoform X4, whose translation MLPPAMPGLAFLALAALLGLGAGTPLCLSRQLRMQGDYVLGGLFPLGSAEDADLSSRMQPSTTVCTRFSVLGLLWALAMKMAVEEINNASALLPGVRLGYDLFDTCSEPVVAMKHSLTFVAKAGSHTIAAHCDYTQHQPRVLAVVGPHSSELALVTSKFFSFFLMPQVSYGASTDRLSNRELFPSFFRTVPSDRVQAVAIVELLQALSWNWVAVVGSDDEYGRQGLNLFSSLATSRGICIAHEGLVPRLGASSLQLGAVAGVLQQVNRSSVQVVVLFSSARAAHTLFSYSIHGRLLPKVWVASEAWLTADLVMTLPGMSQVGTVLGFLQQGAPMPEFSSYVQTCLARAADPTFCASLDAEPPGLEEHGVGLRCPQCDHITLGDVSAGLLRHQTFTAYAAVYGVAQALHNTLLCNASGCPRREPVRPWQLLENMYNMSFRARGLALRFDTSGNVDMDYDLKLWVWRDLVPELRTVGTFSGRLQLWHSRMYWHTPGNKEPVSQCSRECKKGQVHRVKGLHSCCYDCVDCKAGSYLHSPDDLICTQCDQDQWSPDRSTRCFPRRPRFLAWGEPAMLVLLPLLGLALGLVLVALGLFIQHRDSPLVQASGGLQACFGLACLGLVCLSVLLLPGQPSPTSCLAQQPLLHLPLTGCLSTLFLQAAEIFVRSELPPNWADMLRGCLRGPRAWLAVLLAMLVEAALCAWYLVAFPPEVVIDWRALPTEALLHCRVHSWIGLGLVHAANATLAFLCFLGTFLVQSPHGHYSNAHGLTFAMLAYFITWTSFVPLFANVHVAYQPAMQMGAILLTALGILATFHLPKCYLLLWRPELNTPAFFLEGRPDNARGQGGSGGGEGT comes from the exons ATGCTGCCGCCTGCCATGCCAGGCCTGGCTTTCCTGGCCCTTGCAGCTCTCCTTGGCCTTGGGGCAGGGACGCCGCTGTGCCTGTCCCGGCAGCTCAGGATGCAGGGGGACTACGTGCTGGGCGGGCTCTTCCCCCTGGGCTCTGCCGAGGATGCTGATCTGAGCAGCAGGATGCAGCCCAGCACCACAGTGTGCACCAG GTTCTCCGTCCTTGGCCTACTCTGGGCACTGGCCATGAAGATGGCCGTGGAGGAGATCAACAATGCGTCAGCCCTGCTGCCGGGGGTACGGCTGGGCTACGACCTCTTTGACACGTGCTCAGAGCCTGTGGTGGCCATGAAGCACAGCCTCACATTCGTGGCCAAAGCGGGCAGCCACACCATTGCTGCACACTGCGATTACACGCAGCACCAGCCCCGCGTGCTGGCTGTTGTCGGGCCCCACTCGTCTGAGCTCGCCCTTGTCACCAGCAAGTTCTTCAGCTTCTTCCTTATGCCTCAg GTCAGCTACGGCGCCAGCACGGACCGGCTGAGCAACCGGGAGCTGTTCCCGTCCTTCTTCCGTACTGTGCCCAGCGACCGCGTGCAGGCGGTGGCCATTGTGGAGCTGCTGCAGGCGCTCAGCTGGAACTGGGTGGCCGTGGTGGGCAGTGATGACGAGTATGGCCGGCAGGGCCTGAACCTCTTCTCCAGCCTGGCCACCTCCCGGGGCATCTGCATTGCCCACGAGGGCCTGGTGCCGCGGCTGGGCGCCAGCAGTCTGCAGCTGGGTGCTGTGGCGGGCGTGCTGCAGCAGGTGAACCGGAGCAGCGTGCAGGTGGTGGTGCTCTTCTCCTCCGCGCGCGCTGCCCACACCCTCTTCAGCTACAGCATCCACGGCAGGCTCTTGCCCAAGGTGTGGGTAGCCAGCGAGGCCTGGCTAACCGCGGACCTGGTCATGACCCTGCCCGGCATGTCCCAGGTGGGCACTGTGCTTGGCTTCCTGCAGCAGGGCGCCCCAATGCCTGAGTTCTCATCCTACGTGCAGACCTGCCTGGCCCGGGCTGCCGACCCCACCTTCTGTGCCTCGCTAGACGCTGAGCCGCCGGGCTTGGAAGAGCACGGGGTGGGGCTGCGCTGCCCCCAGTGTGACCACATCACACTGGGGGACGTGTCCGCCGGGCTGCTGCGTCACCAGACCTTCACTGCGTACGCGGCCGTGTACGGTGTGGCTCAGGCTCTCCACAACACGCTGCTCTGCAATGCCTCGGGCTGCCCCAGACGGGAGCCCGTGCGGCCCTGGCAA CTCCTGGAGAACATGTACAACATGAGCTTCCGCGCACGTGGCCTGGCACTGCGGTTTGACACCAGTGGGAATGTGGACATGGACTATGACCTGAAGCTGTGGGTGTGGCGGGACCTGGTGCCTGAGCTGCGTACCGTGGGCACCTTCAGTGGCCGCCTGCAGCTCTGGCACTCCCGTATGTACTGGCACACTCCAGGAAATAAG GAGCCCGTGTCCCAGTGCTCCAGGGAGTGCAAGAAGGGCCAGGTGCACCGTGTGAAGGGCCTCCACTCCTGCTGTTATGATTGTGTGGACTGCAAGGCAGGCAGCTACCTGCACAGCCCAG ATGACCTCATTTGCACCCAGTGTGACCAGGACCAGTGGTCACCAGACAGGAGCACACGCTGCTTCCCTCGGCGGCCCAGGTTCTTGGCATGGGGGGAGCCCGCCATGCTGGTGCTGCTCCCGCTGctgggcctggccctgggcctgGTGCTGGTGGCCCTGGGGCTCTTCATCCAGCACCGGGACAGCCCACTGGTCCAGGCCTCAGGTGGGCTGCAGGCCTGCTTCGGCCTGGCCTGCCTGGGCCTCGTCTGCCTCAGCGTCCTCCTGCTCCctggccagcccagccccaccagctgcctggcacagcagCCACTGCTCCACCTCCCGCTCACTGGCTGCCTGAGCACACTCTTCCTGCAGGCAGCTGAGATCTTTGTGCGGTCAGAGCTGCCGCCAAACTGGGCGGACATGCTACGTGGCTGCCTACgggggcccagggcctggctggcgGTGCTGCTCGCCATGCTGGTGGAGGCGGCACTGTGTGCCTGGTACCTAGTGGCTTTCCCTCCAGAGGTGGTGATCGACTGGCGAGCGCTGCCCACAGAGGCCTTGCTGCACTGCCGTGTGCACTCCTGGATTGGCCTTGGCCTGGTGCATGCCGCCAACGCCACACTGGCCTTCCTCTGCTTCCTGGGCACCTTCCTGGTACAGAGCCCACATGGCCACTACAGTAACGCCCACGGCCTCACCTTTGCCATGCTGGCCTACTTCATTACCTGGACCTCCTTCGTGCCCCTCTTTGCCAATGTGCACGTGGCCTACCAGCCTGCCATGCAGATGGGCGCCATCCTCCTCACTGCCCTGGGCATCCTGGCCACATTCCACCTGCCCAAGTGTTACCTGCTCTTGTGGCGGCCAGAGCTCAACACCCCTGCATTCTTCCTAGAAGGCAGGCCTGACAATGCCAGAGGACAGGGTggcagtggaggtggggagggaactTAG
- the TAS1R3 gene encoding taste receptor type 1 member 3 isoform X5, translating into MLPPAMPGLAFLALAALLGLGAGTPLCLSRQLRMQGDYVLGGLFPLGSAEDADLSSRMQPSTTVCTRFSVLGLLWALAMKMAVEEINNASALLPGVRLGYDLFDTCSEPVVAMKHSLTFVAKAGSHTIAAHCDYTQHQPRVLAVVGPHSSELALVTSKFFSFFLMPQVSYGASTDRLSNRELFPSFFRTVPSDRVQAVAIVELLQALSWNWVAVVGSDDEYGRQGLNLFSSLATSRGICIAHEGLVPRLGASSLQLGAVAGVLQQVNRSSVQVVVLFSSARAAHTLFSYSIHGRLLPKVWVASEAWLTADLVMTLPGMSQLLENMYNMSFRARGLALRFDTSGNVDMDYDLKLWVWRDLVPELRTVGTFSGRLQLWHSRMYWHTPGNKVSVGPPVHGHTAAPLWPGASCGLTGGPEGYLRTWMGAPTLLSPGAPCQEPVSQCSRECKKGQVHRVKGLHSCCYDCVDCKAGSYLHSPDDLICTQCDQDQWSPDRSTRCFPRRPRFLAWGEPAMLVLLPLLGLALGLVLVALGLFIQHRDSPLVQASGGLQACFGLACLGLVCLSVLLLPGQPSPTSCLAQQPLLHLPLTGCLSTLFLQAAEIFVRSELPPNWADMLRGCLRGPRAWLAVLLAMLVEAALCAWYLVAFPPEVVIDWRALPTEALLHCRVHSWIGLGLVHAANATLAFLCFLGTFLVQSPHGHYSNAHGLTFAMLAYFITWTSFVPLFANVHVAYQPAMQMGAILLTALGILATFHLPKCYLLLWRPELNTPAFFLEGRPDNARGQGGSGGGEGT; encoded by the exons ATGCTGCCGCCTGCCATGCCAGGCCTGGCTTTCCTGGCCCTTGCAGCTCTCCTTGGCCTTGGGGCAGGGACGCCGCTGTGCCTGTCCCGGCAGCTCAGGATGCAGGGGGACTACGTGCTGGGCGGGCTCTTCCCCCTGGGCTCTGCCGAGGATGCTGATCTGAGCAGCAGGATGCAGCCCAGCACCACAGTGTGCACCAG GTTCTCCGTCCTTGGCCTACTCTGGGCACTGGCCATGAAGATGGCCGTGGAGGAGATCAACAATGCGTCAGCCCTGCTGCCGGGGGTACGGCTGGGCTACGACCTCTTTGACACGTGCTCAGAGCCTGTGGTGGCCATGAAGCACAGCCTCACATTCGTGGCCAAAGCGGGCAGCCACACCATTGCTGCACACTGCGATTACACGCAGCACCAGCCCCGCGTGCTGGCTGTTGTCGGGCCCCACTCGTCTGAGCTCGCCCTTGTCACCAGCAAGTTCTTCAGCTTCTTCCTTATGCCTCAg GTCAGCTACGGCGCCAGCACGGACCGGCTGAGCAACCGGGAGCTGTTCCCGTCCTTCTTCCGTACTGTGCCCAGCGACCGCGTGCAGGCGGTGGCCATTGTGGAGCTGCTGCAGGCGCTCAGCTGGAACTGGGTGGCCGTGGTGGGCAGTGATGACGAGTATGGCCGGCAGGGCCTGAACCTCTTCTCCAGCCTGGCCACCTCCCGGGGCATCTGCATTGCCCACGAGGGCCTGGTGCCGCGGCTGGGCGCCAGCAGTCTGCAGCTGGGTGCTGTGGCGGGCGTGCTGCAGCAGGTGAACCGGAGCAGCGTGCAGGTGGTGGTGCTCTTCTCCTCCGCGCGCGCTGCCCACACCCTCTTCAGCTACAGCATCCACGGCAGGCTCTTGCCCAAGGTGTGGGTAGCCAGCGAGGCCTGGCTAACCGCGGACCTGGTCATGACCCTGCCCGGCATGTCCCAG CTCCTGGAGAACATGTACAACATGAGCTTCCGCGCACGTGGCCTGGCACTGCGGTTTGACACCAGTGGGAATGTGGACATGGACTATGACCTGAAGCTGTGGGTGTGGCGGGACCTGGTGCCTGAGCTGCGTACCGTGGGCACCTTCAGTGGCCGCCTGCAGCTCTGGCACTCCCGTATGTACTGGCACACTCCAGGAAATAAGGTGAGTGTGGGGCCGCCTGTCCACGGACACACAGCAGCTCCCTTGTGGCCAGGAGCAAGCTGTGGCTTGACTGGAGGGCCTGAGGGCTACCTCAGGACTTGGATGGGTGCACCCACCCTTCTGAGCCCTGGGGCCCCGTGCCAGGAGCCCGTGTCCCAGTGCTCCAGGGAGTGCAAGAAGGGCCAGGTGCACCGTGTGAAGGGCCTCCACTCCTGCTGTTATGATTGTGTGGACTGCAAGGCAGGCAGCTACCTGCACAGCCCAG ATGACCTCATTTGCACCCAGTGTGACCAGGACCAGTGGTCACCAGACAGGAGCACACGCTGCTTCCCTCGGCGGCCCAGGTTCTTGGCATGGGGGGAGCCCGCCATGCTGGTGCTGCTCCCGCTGctgggcctggccctgggcctgGTGCTGGTGGCCCTGGGGCTCTTCATCCAGCACCGGGACAGCCCACTGGTCCAGGCCTCAGGTGGGCTGCAGGCCTGCTTCGGCCTGGCCTGCCTGGGCCTCGTCTGCCTCAGCGTCCTCCTGCTCCctggccagcccagccccaccagctgcctggcacagcagCCACTGCTCCACCTCCCGCTCACTGGCTGCCTGAGCACACTCTTCCTGCAGGCAGCTGAGATCTTTGTGCGGTCAGAGCTGCCGCCAAACTGGGCGGACATGCTACGTGGCTGCCTACgggggcccagggcctggctggcgGTGCTGCTCGCCATGCTGGTGGAGGCGGCACTGTGTGCCTGGTACCTAGTGGCTTTCCCTCCAGAGGTGGTGATCGACTGGCGAGCGCTGCCCACAGAGGCCTTGCTGCACTGCCGTGTGCACTCCTGGATTGGCCTTGGCCTGGTGCATGCCGCCAACGCCACACTGGCCTTCCTCTGCTTCCTGGGCACCTTCCTGGTACAGAGCCCACATGGCCACTACAGTAACGCCCACGGCCTCACCTTTGCCATGCTGGCCTACTTCATTACCTGGACCTCCTTCGTGCCCCTCTTTGCCAATGTGCACGTGGCCTACCAGCCTGCCATGCAGATGGGCGCCATCCTCCTCACTGCCCTGGGCATCCTGGCCACATTCCACCTGCCCAAGTGTTACCTGCTCTTGTGGCGGCCAGAGCTCAACACCCCTGCATTCTTCCTAGAAGGCAGGCCTGACAATGCCAGAGGACAGGGTggcagtggaggtggggagggaactTAG
- the TAS1R3 gene encoding taste receptor type 1 member 3 isoform X3, with translation MLPPAMPGLAFLALAALLGLGAGTPLCLSRQLRMQGDYVLGGLFPLGSAEDADLSSRMQPSTTVCTRFSVLGLLWALAMKMAVEEINNASALLPGVRLGYDLFDTCSEPVVAMKHSLTFVAKAGSHTIAAHCDYTQHQPRVLAVVGPHSSELALVTSKFFSFFLMPQVSYGASTDRLSNRELFPSFFRTVPSDRVQAVAIVELLQALSWNWVAVVGSDDEYGRQGLNLFSSLATSRGICIAHEGLVPRLGASSLQLGAVAGVLQQVNRSSVQVVVLFSSARAAHTLFSYSIHGRLLPKVWVASEAWLTADLVMTLPGMSQVGTVLGFLQQGAPMPEFSSYVQTCLARAADPTFCASLDAEPPGLEEHGVGLRCPQCDHITLGDVSAGLLRHQTFTAYAAVYGVAQALHNTLLCNASGCPRREPVRPWQVRAWHPASTCMQPGPPGVPRSDVGGVSELEAALGPSHPLPQPSHQLLENMYNMSFRARGLALRFDTSGNVDMDYDLKLWVWRDLVPELRTVGTFSGRLQLWHSRMYWHTPGNKEPVSQCSRECKKGQVHRVKGLHSCCYDCVDCKAGSYLHSPDDLICTQCDQDQWSPDRSTRCFPRRPRFLAWGEPAMLVLLPLLGLALGLVLVALGLFIQHRDSPLVQASGGLQACFGLACLGLVCLSVLLLPGQPSPTSCLAQQPLLHLPLTGCLSTLFLQAAEIFVRSELPPNWADMLRGCLRGPRAWLAVLLAMLVEAALCAWYLVAFPPEVVIDWRALPTEALLHCRVHSWIGLGLVHAANATLAFLCFLGTFLVQSPHGHYSNAHGLTFAMLAYFITWTSFVPLFANVHVAYQPAMQMGAILLTALGILATFHLPKCYLLLWRPELNTPAFFLEGRPDNARGQGGSGGGEGT, from the exons ATGCTGCCGCCTGCCATGCCAGGCCTGGCTTTCCTGGCCCTTGCAGCTCTCCTTGGCCTTGGGGCAGGGACGCCGCTGTGCCTGTCCCGGCAGCTCAGGATGCAGGGGGACTACGTGCTGGGCGGGCTCTTCCCCCTGGGCTCTGCCGAGGATGCTGATCTGAGCAGCAGGATGCAGCCCAGCACCACAGTGTGCACCAG GTTCTCCGTCCTTGGCCTACTCTGGGCACTGGCCATGAAGATGGCCGTGGAGGAGATCAACAATGCGTCAGCCCTGCTGCCGGGGGTACGGCTGGGCTACGACCTCTTTGACACGTGCTCAGAGCCTGTGGTGGCCATGAAGCACAGCCTCACATTCGTGGCCAAAGCGGGCAGCCACACCATTGCTGCACACTGCGATTACACGCAGCACCAGCCCCGCGTGCTGGCTGTTGTCGGGCCCCACTCGTCTGAGCTCGCCCTTGTCACCAGCAAGTTCTTCAGCTTCTTCCTTATGCCTCAg GTCAGCTACGGCGCCAGCACGGACCGGCTGAGCAACCGGGAGCTGTTCCCGTCCTTCTTCCGTACTGTGCCCAGCGACCGCGTGCAGGCGGTGGCCATTGTGGAGCTGCTGCAGGCGCTCAGCTGGAACTGGGTGGCCGTGGTGGGCAGTGATGACGAGTATGGCCGGCAGGGCCTGAACCTCTTCTCCAGCCTGGCCACCTCCCGGGGCATCTGCATTGCCCACGAGGGCCTGGTGCCGCGGCTGGGCGCCAGCAGTCTGCAGCTGGGTGCTGTGGCGGGCGTGCTGCAGCAGGTGAACCGGAGCAGCGTGCAGGTGGTGGTGCTCTTCTCCTCCGCGCGCGCTGCCCACACCCTCTTCAGCTACAGCATCCACGGCAGGCTCTTGCCCAAGGTGTGGGTAGCCAGCGAGGCCTGGCTAACCGCGGACCTGGTCATGACCCTGCCCGGCATGTCCCAGGTGGGCACTGTGCTTGGCTTCCTGCAGCAGGGCGCCCCAATGCCTGAGTTCTCATCCTACGTGCAGACCTGCCTGGCCCGGGCTGCCGACCCCACCTTCTGTGCCTCGCTAGACGCTGAGCCGCCGGGCTTGGAAGAGCACGGGGTGGGGCTGCGCTGCCCCCAGTGTGACCACATCACACTGGGGGACGTGTCCGCCGGGCTGCTGCGTCACCAGACCTTCACTGCGTACGCGGCCGTGTACGGTGTGGCTCAGGCTCTCCACAACACGCTGCTCTGCAATGCCTCGGGCTGCCCCAGACGGGAGCCCGTGCGGCCCTGGCAAGTGAGGGCGTGGCACCCTGCCAGCACCTGCATGCAGCCTGGGCCACCGGGTGTCCCCAGAAGCGATGTTGGCGGGGTGTCTGAGCTGGAGGCTGCCCTTGGCCCATCCCATCCACTGCCTCAACCCTCTCACCAGCTCCTGGAGAACATGTACAACATGAGCTTCCGCGCACGTGGCCTGGCACTGCGGTTTGACACCAGTGGGAATGTGGACATGGACTATGACCTGAAGCTGTGGGTGTGGCGGGACCTGGTGCCTGAGCTGCGTACCGTGGGCACCTTCAGTGGCCGCCTGCAGCTCTGGCACTCCCGTATGTACTGGCACACTCCAGGAAATAAG GAGCCCGTGTCCCAGTGCTCCAGGGAGTGCAAGAAGGGCCAGGTGCACCGTGTGAAGGGCCTCCACTCCTGCTGTTATGATTGTGTGGACTGCAAGGCAGGCAGCTACCTGCACAGCCCAG ATGACCTCATTTGCACCCAGTGTGACCAGGACCAGTGGTCACCAGACAGGAGCACACGCTGCTTCCCTCGGCGGCCCAGGTTCTTGGCATGGGGGGAGCCCGCCATGCTGGTGCTGCTCCCGCTGctgggcctggccctgggcctgGTGCTGGTGGCCCTGGGGCTCTTCATCCAGCACCGGGACAGCCCACTGGTCCAGGCCTCAGGTGGGCTGCAGGCCTGCTTCGGCCTGGCCTGCCTGGGCCTCGTCTGCCTCAGCGTCCTCCTGCTCCctggccagcccagccccaccagctgcctggcacagcagCCACTGCTCCACCTCCCGCTCACTGGCTGCCTGAGCACACTCTTCCTGCAGGCAGCTGAGATCTTTGTGCGGTCAGAGCTGCCGCCAAACTGGGCGGACATGCTACGTGGCTGCCTACgggggcccagggcctggctggcgGTGCTGCTCGCCATGCTGGTGGAGGCGGCACTGTGTGCCTGGTACCTAGTGGCTTTCCCTCCAGAGGTGGTGATCGACTGGCGAGCGCTGCCCACAGAGGCCTTGCTGCACTGCCGTGTGCACTCCTGGATTGGCCTTGGCCTGGTGCATGCCGCCAACGCCACACTGGCCTTCCTCTGCTTCCTGGGCACCTTCCTGGTACAGAGCCCACATGGCCACTACAGTAACGCCCACGGCCTCACCTTTGCCATGCTGGCCTACTTCATTACCTGGACCTCCTTCGTGCCCCTCTTTGCCAATGTGCACGTGGCCTACCAGCCTGCCATGCAGATGGGCGCCATCCTCCTCACTGCCCTGGGCATCCTGGCCACATTCCACCTGCCCAAGTGTTACCTGCTCTTGTGGCGGCCAGAGCTCAACACCCCTGCATTCTTCCTAGAAGGCAGGCCTGACAATGCCAGAGGACAGGGTggcagtggaggtggggagggaactTAG
- the TAS1R3 gene encoding taste receptor type 1 member 3 isoform X1 gives MLPPAMPGLAFLALAALLGLGAGTPLCLSRQLRMQGDYVLGGLFPLGSAEDADLSSRMQPSTTVCTRFSVLGLLWALAMKMAVEEINNASALLPGVRLGYDLFDTCSEPVVAMKHSLTFVAKAGSHTIAAHCDYTQHQPRVLAVVGPHSSELALVTSKFFSFFLMPQVSYGASTDRLSNRELFPSFFRTVPSDRVQAVAIVELLQALSWNWVAVVGSDDEYGRQGLNLFSSLATSRGICIAHEGLVPRLGASSLQLGAVAGVLQQVNRSSVQVVVLFSSARAAHTLFSYSIHGRLLPKVWVASEAWLTADLVMTLPGMSQVGTVLGFLQQGAPMPEFSSYVQTCLARAADPTFCASLDAEPPGLEEHGVGLRCPQCDHITLGDVSAGLLRHQTFTAYAAVYGVAQALHNTLLCNASGCPRREPVRPWQVRAWHPASTCMQPGPPGVPRSDVGGVSELEAALGPSHPLPQPSHQLLENMYNMSFRARGLALRFDTSGNVDMDYDLKLWVWRDLVPELRTVGTFSGRLQLWHSRMYWHTPGNKVSVGPPVHGHTAAPLWPGASCGLTGGPEGYLRTWMGAPTLLSPGAPCQEPVSQCSRECKKGQVHRVKGLHSCCYDCVDCKAGSYLHSPDDLICTQCDQDQWSPDRSTRCFPRRPRFLAWGEPAMLVLLPLLGLALGLVLVALGLFIQHRDSPLVQASGGLQACFGLACLGLVCLSVLLLPGQPSPTSCLAQQPLLHLPLTGCLSTLFLQAAEIFVRSELPPNWADMLRGCLRGPRAWLAVLLAMLVEAALCAWYLVAFPPEVVIDWRALPTEALLHCRVHSWIGLGLVHAANATLAFLCFLGTFLVQSPHGHYSNAHGLTFAMLAYFITWTSFVPLFANVHVAYQPAMQMGAILLTALGILATFHLPKCYLLLWRPELNTPAFFLEGRPDNARGQGGSGGGEGT, from the exons ATGCTGCCGCCTGCCATGCCAGGCCTGGCTTTCCTGGCCCTTGCAGCTCTCCTTGGCCTTGGGGCAGGGACGCCGCTGTGCCTGTCCCGGCAGCTCAGGATGCAGGGGGACTACGTGCTGGGCGGGCTCTTCCCCCTGGGCTCTGCCGAGGATGCTGATCTGAGCAGCAGGATGCAGCCCAGCACCACAGTGTGCACCAG GTTCTCCGTCCTTGGCCTACTCTGGGCACTGGCCATGAAGATGGCCGTGGAGGAGATCAACAATGCGTCAGCCCTGCTGCCGGGGGTACGGCTGGGCTACGACCTCTTTGACACGTGCTCAGAGCCTGTGGTGGCCATGAAGCACAGCCTCACATTCGTGGCCAAAGCGGGCAGCCACACCATTGCTGCACACTGCGATTACACGCAGCACCAGCCCCGCGTGCTGGCTGTTGTCGGGCCCCACTCGTCTGAGCTCGCCCTTGTCACCAGCAAGTTCTTCAGCTTCTTCCTTATGCCTCAg GTCAGCTACGGCGCCAGCACGGACCGGCTGAGCAACCGGGAGCTGTTCCCGTCCTTCTTCCGTACTGTGCCCAGCGACCGCGTGCAGGCGGTGGCCATTGTGGAGCTGCTGCAGGCGCTCAGCTGGAACTGGGTGGCCGTGGTGGGCAGTGATGACGAGTATGGCCGGCAGGGCCTGAACCTCTTCTCCAGCCTGGCCACCTCCCGGGGCATCTGCATTGCCCACGAGGGCCTGGTGCCGCGGCTGGGCGCCAGCAGTCTGCAGCTGGGTGCTGTGGCGGGCGTGCTGCAGCAGGTGAACCGGAGCAGCGTGCAGGTGGTGGTGCTCTTCTCCTCCGCGCGCGCTGCCCACACCCTCTTCAGCTACAGCATCCACGGCAGGCTCTTGCCCAAGGTGTGGGTAGCCAGCGAGGCCTGGCTAACCGCGGACCTGGTCATGACCCTGCCCGGCATGTCCCAGGTGGGCACTGTGCTTGGCTTCCTGCAGCAGGGCGCCCCAATGCCTGAGTTCTCATCCTACGTGCAGACCTGCCTGGCCCGGGCTGCCGACCCCACCTTCTGTGCCTCGCTAGACGCTGAGCCGCCGGGCTTGGAAGAGCACGGGGTGGGGCTGCGCTGCCCCCAGTGTGACCACATCACACTGGGGGACGTGTCCGCCGGGCTGCTGCGTCACCAGACCTTCACTGCGTACGCGGCCGTGTACGGTGTGGCTCAGGCTCTCCACAACACGCTGCTCTGCAATGCCTCGGGCTGCCCCAGACGGGAGCCCGTGCGGCCCTGGCAAGTGAGGGCGTGGCACCCTGCCAGCACCTGCATGCAGCCTGGGCCACCGGGTGTCCCCAGAAGCGATGTTGGCGGGGTGTCTGAGCTGGAGGCTGCCCTTGGCCCATCCCATCCACTGCCTCAACCCTCTCACCAGCTCCTGGAGAACATGTACAACATGAGCTTCCGCGCACGTGGCCTGGCACTGCGGTTTGACACCAGTGGGAATGTGGACATGGACTATGACCTGAAGCTGTGGGTGTGGCGGGACCTGGTGCCTGAGCTGCGTACCGTGGGCACCTTCAGTGGCCGCCTGCAGCTCTGGCACTCCCGTATGTACTGGCACACTCCAGGAAATAAGGTGAGTGTGGGGCCGCCTGTCCACGGACACACAGCAGCTCCCTTGTGGCCAGGAGCAAGCTGTGGCTTGACTGGAGGGCCTGAGGGCTACCTCAGGACTTGGATGGGTGCACCCACCCTTCTGAGCCCTGGGGCCCCGTGCCAGGAGCCCGTGTCCCAGTGCTCCAGGGAGTGCAAGAAGGGCCAGGTGCACCGTGTGAAGGGCCTCCACTCCTGCTGTTATGATTGTGTGGACTGCAAGGCAGGCAGCTACCTGCACAGCCCAG ATGACCTCATTTGCACCCAGTGTGACCAGGACCAGTGGTCACCAGACAGGAGCACACGCTGCTTCCCTCGGCGGCCCAGGTTCTTGGCATGGGGGGAGCCCGCCATGCTGGTGCTGCTCCCGCTGctgggcctggccctgggcctgGTGCTGGTGGCCCTGGGGCTCTTCATCCAGCACCGGGACAGCCCACTGGTCCAGGCCTCAGGTGGGCTGCAGGCCTGCTTCGGCCTGGCCTGCCTGGGCCTCGTCTGCCTCAGCGTCCTCCTGCTCCctggccagcccagccccaccagctgcctggcacagcagCCACTGCTCCACCTCCCGCTCACTGGCTGCCTGAGCACACTCTTCCTGCAGGCAGCTGAGATCTTTGTGCGGTCAGAGCTGCCGCCAAACTGGGCGGACATGCTACGTGGCTGCCTACgggggcccagggcctggctggcgGTGCTGCTCGCCATGCTGGTGGAGGCGGCACTGTGTGCCTGGTACCTAGTGGCTTTCCCTCCAGAGGTGGTGATCGACTGGCGAGCGCTGCCCACAGAGGCCTTGCTGCACTGCCGTGTGCACTCCTGGATTGGCCTTGGCCTGGTGCATGCCGCCAACGCCACACTGGCCTTCCTCTGCTTCCTGGGCACCTTCCTGGTACAGAGCCCACATGGCCACTACAGTAACGCCCACGGCCTCACCTTTGCCATGCTGGCCTACTTCATTACCTGGACCTCCTTCGTGCCCCTCTTTGCCAATGTGCACGTGGCCTACCAGCCTGCCATGCAGATGGGCGCCATCCTCCTCACTGCCCTGGGCATCCTGGCCACATTCCACCTGCCCAAGTGTTACCTGCTCTTGTGGCGGCCAGAGCTCAACACCCCTGCATTCTTCCTAGAAGGCAGGCCTGACAATGCCAGAGGACAGGGTggcagtggaggtggggagggaactTAG